One stretch of Candidatus Bathyarchaeia archaeon DNA includes these proteins:
- a CDS encoding nitrous oxide reductase family maturation protein NosD: protein MIKCPVIVVLLVTFAAFGLIEVAPALAQIHWASTPPISINILSDGSVEGTANIKQEGNLYTLTADIDISRDETNFFAGIAVQKDNVVIDGAGHRIRAYGYIDRGVDLTERKNVTVKNLIIDGFVHSIYLQDSKSNTILNNTLVAPSDEGYQTGFWVSNSQHNRIEGNSVTGFNEYGMLFQSSSTNNQIIHNTFTDNKIDLYLGYCGSNVLTGNQLSSPSNNLEIRYHSYDDFFQEIDTSNTIRGKPIYYWIGMHDRAVPLDAGFVGLGNCTNITVQNLKISGNSEAIILHSTSNVTITKNLLSNNSEGVSLNACTDVTITENAVISNSGSCVTLVGSSNVSVTRNLLSGFTSPDLPSMGLSLSSANNCLVKANNITRLDQGISLATSTDNLVVDNYLAQNGLGIYIYMGGKNIIFQNTLKQNSMWAMQLSSSPAQTNNNLIYCNSFLDNTSVEGGTEGNLQVSNPWYFGPETNRWDNGTVGNYWSDYHTRYPNASEIGNSGIGDTYFEVNPNSIDHHPLLNPVPLPEVPASHTSSQPTQTPTTTTEPSLSPTPSPSIPEFPTWAILGVLLVAAVVLLVRKRRRCFYLPRKRNALTAG from the coding sequence ATGATAAAGTGTCCGGTCATTGTAGTTTTGCTGGTTACTTTTGCTGCTTTTGGGTTAATTGAGGTTGCGCCTGCCTTGGCGCAGATTCATTGGGCATCCACACCACCAATAAGCATCAATATCCTGTCAGACGGTAGCGTCGAAGGAACAGCCAACATCAAGCAGGAAGGCAACTTGTACACGTTAACGGCTGACATTGACATTTCACGGGATGAAACCAACTTTTTTGCGGGAATCGCTGTGCAAAAAGACAACGTCGTAATTGACGGTGCAGGTCACCGTATTCGAGCTTACGGCTATATCGACAGAGGCGTAGACCTTACCGAAAGGAAAAACGTCACCGTCAAAAACCTAATCATCGACGGCTTTGTCCACAGCATCTATCTGCAGGACTCCAAAAGCAACACCATACTAAACAACACGCTGGTGGCTCCAAGCGACGAAGGCTACCAGACTGGGTTTTGGGTCAGCAATTCCCAACACAACCGCATAGAGGGCAACAGTGTAACGGGCTTTAACGAGTACGGCATGCTCTTCCAATCCTCCTCAACCAACAACCAAATCATCCACAACACCTTCACCGACAACAAAATCGACCTCTACCTCGGCTACTGCGGAAGCAACGTCCTCACGGGAAACCAACTCAGCAGCCCAAGCAACAACTTGGAAATCCGCTACCACTCCTACGATGATTTTTTCCAAGAAATCGACACCTCCAACACAATCCGCGGCAAACCCATCTACTACTGGATTGGCATGCACGACAGGGCTGTTCCTTTGGATGCGGGGTTTGTGGGGCTGGGGAACTGCACCAACATCACCGTGCAAAACCTCAAAATCTCGGGCAACAGCGAGGCGATAATTCTGCACTCAACAAGCAATGTCACAATCACAAAAAACCTGTTGAGCAATAACTCTGAAGGCGTTTCCTTGAATGCCTGCACAGACGTCACCATAACCGAAAACGCAGTTATAAGCAACAGTGGCAGCTGCGTAACCCTTGTGGGGTCAAGTAACGTGTCTGTTACCCGAAACCTTCTTTCAGGCTTTACCTCCCCAGATTTACCCTCCATGGGCCTTAGCTTATCCTCCGCCAACAACTGCCTGGTTAAAGCTAATAACATCACCCGCCTCGACCAAGGGATAAGCCTTGCAACCTCCACGGACAACCTTGTTGTAGACAACTACCTTGCCCAAAACGGTTTAGGCATCTACATCTACATGGGCGGCAAAAACATCATCTTCCAAAACACCCTCAAACAAAACAGCATGTGGGCTATGCAGCTTAGCAGTTCCCCCGCCCAAACAAACAACAACCTGATTTACTGCAACAGCTTCCTCGACAACACTTCTGTGGAAGGGGGCACTGAGGGGAACTTGCAGGTTTCTAACCCGTGGTATTTTGGTCCAGAAACCAACCGTTGGGACAACGGCACAGTGGGCAACTACTGGAGCGACTACCACACACGGTACCCCAACGCCTCCGAAATCGGCAACTCCGGCATAGGCGACACCTACTTTGAAGTAAACCCCAACAGCATCGACCACCACCCCCTCCTCAACCCTGTACCCCTTCCAGAAGTTCCCGCCTCGCATACTTCTTCTCAACCCACCCAAACACCCACCACAACCACAGAGCCTTCCCTAAGCCCAACGCCCTCCCCTTCCATCCCCGAATTTCCCACATGGGCGATTCTCGGAGTGCTTTTGGTCGCCGCCGTGGTGTTGCTTGTTAGAAAAAGGCGACGTTGCTTCTATTTGCCAAGAAAAAGGAACGCATTAACGGCAGGGTAA
- a CDS encoding DUF167 family protein yields the protein MGAKQQQEIVGGLRVRHSMKLTQTKEGTLMEVFVKPNSPKFVITVEGEEEEVVVRCTEEPERGKVNKKLLKAFSKMFHAEVELASGATSRQKKLLIKNAKSDDVERILREQST from the coding sequence TTGGGCGCTAAACAGCAGCAGGAAATCGTCGGCGGACTCCGAGTGCGTCACAGTATGAAACTCACCCAAACCAAAGAGGGCACACTGATGGAGGTGTTTGTGAAGCCCAACTCCCCTAAGTTCGTCATCACCGTGGAGGGTGAGGAAGAGGAAGTTGTGGTTCGATGCACCGAGGAGCCAGAGAGGGGCAAAGTGAACAAGAAGCTGCTGAAGGCGTTTTCTAAAATGTTCCACGCAGAAGTTGAGTTGGCGTCGGGGGCAACTTCAAGGCAAAAAAAGCTCCTGATAAAGAATGCCAAAAGTGACGACGTGGAACGCATCCTGCGTGAACAAAGCACTTAG
- the fhcD gene encoding formylmethanofuran--tetrahydromethanopterin N-formyltransferase gives MSSDNIKLEILGYDDKEKVFNVKSPAGNTVKIQDTFAEMFGLWAGRVLITAQNEKWAQIAASLTTGFATSVIEATAEAAIERAVPADQTPDKRPGVLIQIYNRDRFELKEQLMQRIGQCTLTCPTTAAFNGLVGKRTLTVGSSLRYFGDGFQKKAMVGGRRCWKIPVMEGNFIVEEGFGATQAVAGGNFMIFAQTQEAGLKAAEAAADAIRANAPDVIMQFPGGVCRAGSKAGSLKYKLKASTNHPYCPTLRTLVPDTVVPEGVQCVYEIVMNGLTLDAVKNGMKQGVTAAACQPGVVKISSGNYGGKLGPFKAFLKDAIGAT, from the coding sequence ATGTCAAGCGACAATATCAAGCTGGAAATTCTCGGTTACGACGACAAAGAGAAAGTCTTCAATGTTAAATCGCCCGCAGGAAACACGGTGAAAATCCAAGACACTTTCGCCGAAATGTTTGGTCTTTGGGCGGGAAGAGTTCTCATAACCGCTCAAAACGAGAAATGGGCGCAAATCGCCGCAAGCCTGACCACAGGTTTTGCCACAAGCGTAATTGAGGCTACTGCGGAAGCCGCAATCGAACGAGCCGTTCCAGCAGACCAGACACCTGACAAGCGTCCAGGTGTGCTTATTCAAATTTATAACCGTGACCGATTCGAACTTAAAGAGCAACTTATGCAGCGTATCGGTCAATGTACCCTAACTTGCCCCACGACCGCAGCCTTCAACGGGCTTGTAGGCAAACGCACCCTCACTGTTGGTAGCAGTCTCCGATACTTTGGTGACGGCTTCCAAAAGAAAGCTATGGTCGGCGGTAGAAGATGCTGGAAAATCCCCGTTATGGAAGGCAACTTTATCGTCGAAGAAGGTTTTGGCGCCACCCAAGCAGTTGCAGGCGGTAACTTTATGATTTTTGCCCAAACCCAAGAGGCAGGACTCAAAGCCGCAGAAGCAGCCGCCGACGCCATCCGTGCAAATGCGCCTGACGTAATCATGCAGTTCCCCGGCGGAGTTTGTCGCGCAGGCAGCAAAGCAGGCAGCCTTAAATACAAACTGAAAGCTTCAACCAACCATCCCTACTGCCCCACGCTGCGAACGTTGGTTCCCGACACGGTGGTTCCTGAAGGTGTGCAGTGCGTCTACGAAATCGTCATGAACGGCTTAACCCTTGATGCAGTGAAGAACGGCATGAAGCAAGGCGTAACCGCCGCTGCGTGTCAGCCTGGTGTGGTAAAAATCAGTTCAGGCAACTACGGTGGAAAGCTGGGTCCCTTCAAGGCTTTCCTCAAAGACGCCATCGGCGCCACCTAA
- the prf1 gene encoding peptide chain release factor aRF-1, translated as MSTAKKSSLELFRLRKTLSVLANKEGSHTELITLYLPPGKQISDAVNMLRDEYGTASNIKSNVTRKNVLDAIIKVQQKLKLFKDPGEKGIVIFAGALPQEGGGPGTERMETYVITPPEPIKIFLYRCDSRFHTEHLQEMLREKETYGILLVDATDATIATLQGKSLNIVMQMYSGVTGKTRAGGQSSRRYERLRDMQLNEYFHRVADHADEVFLPIETLKGIILAGPGPTKYDFQKGEYLNYQLKNKILEVVDTAYVEEQGVKEVVDKAPEIMRKVRYIEEKELMQKFLYEVGHDTGLITYGEMEVRQALQAGAVKTLLLSESLDLSRVTIKCSACGYTEQQTVKNVQMATFEQELSEKPCPKCEAPSLGVAEKVDIVDDLAQLAEYSNTDVEVISAETEEGQMLKNAFGGIGAVLRFKQQS; from the coding sequence TTGAGCACCGCAAAAAAATCCTCCCTTGAACTGTTTCGCCTACGCAAGACTCTGAGTGTGTTAGCCAACAAGGAAGGCAGCCACACCGAGCTCATTACCCTTTATCTGCCCCCGGGCAAACAAATCAGCGACGCCGTCAACATGCTGCGCGACGAATACGGAACCGCAAGCAACATCAAATCCAACGTTACCCGTAAAAACGTCCTAGACGCCATCATTAAAGTTCAACAAAAACTCAAACTCTTCAAAGACCCCGGCGAAAAAGGCATCGTGATTTTTGCAGGTGCACTCCCTCAAGAAGGCGGCGGACCAGGAACCGAACGTATGGAAACCTACGTTATTACCCCGCCTGAACCCATCAAGATTTTCCTTTACCGATGCGACAGCCGCTTCCACACTGAGCACCTGCAGGAGATGCTGCGGGAAAAAGAAACCTACGGCATCCTGCTGGTGGACGCAACCGACGCCACCATTGCGACGTTGCAGGGTAAAAGCCTCAACATCGTGATGCAGATGTACTCAGGGGTTACCGGCAAGACCCGCGCTGGAGGGCAGTCTTCGCGCCGTTACGAACGACTGCGGGACATGCAGCTTAACGAGTACTTCCATCGTGTCGCTGACCACGCAGACGAGGTTTTCTTGCCAATCGAAACTTTGAAGGGCATAATTTTGGCTGGTCCCGGACCCACCAAATACGACTTCCAAAAAGGCGAATACCTCAACTACCAACTCAAAAACAAAATCCTTGAAGTAGTCGACACCGCCTACGTGGAGGAGCAAGGCGTCAAAGAAGTGGTCGACAAAGCCCCTGAAATCATGCGCAAAGTCCGCTACATCGAAGAAAAAGAGCTCATGCAGAAATTCCTCTACGAAGTCGGCCACGACACAGGCCTGATAACCTACGGCGAAATGGAAGTCCGCCAAGCTCTGCAAGCAGGCGCAGTAAAAACGCTGTTGCTTTCCGAAAGCTTGGATCTTTCTCGGGTCACAATCAAATGTAGCGCCTGCGGCTACACCGAGCAGCAAACCGTCAAAAACGTGCAAATGGCAACTTTTGAGCAAGAGCTCTCGGAAAAGCCGTGTCCAAAATGTGAAGCGCCTTCTTTGGGCGTAGCCGAGAAGGTTGACATCGTGGATGACCTTGCCCAGCTTGCTGAGTACTCCAACACGGATGTGGAGGTTATTTCGGCTGAGACTGAGGAGGGGCAGATGCTGAAGAACGCGTTTGGTGGAATCGGCGCGGTGTTGCGGTTCAAACAGCAAAGCTAA
- a CDS encoding YncE family protein has translation MKKPFQLSPFPLILLLVLSSFLPSAVAATFEVTGTLFLENPGGYYGLAYDSADGEVYITNVDFDSVVVISDSTNTAVADIPVGSQPVGIAYDSATEELFVTNHASDAVAVISARTHVVVAEIPVGRQPFGVVYDSGMGEVYVANYNSSSVSVISDASKAVVATVPVGSQPCALAYDSDKGEVYVGHANCSQVLVISDLTHTVVANITVEGEPLSLVYAWGRDMVFVANYNASSVSVISSATHSVVATINVGVNPFGLAYDPNVGQVFVANYNSSSISVISDATHTVTQTVPIENQPQGITYASGAKKVFVTYSESRRVSVISDPSDTHDSPNPSAVLPSPSVPELPLWVAITFAAVGTAASIMVVTISIKRRKQASAT, from the coding sequence ATGAAGAAACCGTTCCAGCTCTCACCTTTTCCGCTTATCCTACTCTTGGTGTTGTCCAGTTTTTTGCCGTCAGCCGTCGCAGCTACTTTTGAGGTGACTGGCACGCTTTTTTTGGAAAATCCCGGCGGCTACTATGGTTTGGCTTATGATTCTGCTGACGGCGAGGTATACATAACCAACGTGGATTTCGATTCAGTGGTTGTGATATCTGACAGCACCAACACAGCGGTTGCCGACATACCCGTCGGAAGCCAGCCGGTGGGAATAGCTTACGATTCTGCCACGGAGGAATTATTTGTGACCAACCACGCTTCTGACGCCGTCGCCGTGATATCTGCCCGGACTCATGTGGTGGTTGCAGAGATTCCTGTGGGGCGTCAGCCCTTTGGTGTAGTTTACGATTCAGGAATGGGCGAAGTCTACGTAGCCAACTACAATTCCAGTTCCGTCTCGGTGATTTCCGACGCCTCCAAAGCGGTGGTTGCCACAGTCCCTGTAGGAAGCCAACCCTGCGCCTTAGCCTACGATTCGGATAAGGGTGAAGTTTATGTGGGGCACGCTAACTGCAGTCAAGTCCTGGTGATTTCTGACCTTACCCACACCGTGGTTGCAAATATAACTGTGGAAGGTGAACCGTTGAGTTTGGTTTACGCTTGGGGCAGAGACATGGTTTTTGTGGCTAACTACAACGCCAGCTCCGTCTCAGTCATATCCAGTGCCACACACAGCGTTGTAGCAACCATCAACGTAGGCGTCAACCCTTTTGGTCTTGCGTATGACCCGAATGTTGGTCAAGTTTTTGTGGCGAACTATAATTCAAGCTCAATTTCCGTAATATCCGACGCAACCCACACCGTGACCCAAACTGTCCCCATCGAAAACCAGCCCCAAGGTATAACATACGCATCAGGTGCAAAAAAGGTCTTTGTGACCTATTCCGAAAGCAGGCGGGTTTCCGTGATTTCCGACCCCTCCGACACCCACGACTCGCCAAATCCGTCTGCTGTCCTGCCTTCGCCTTCTGTTCCAGAATTACCCCTCTGGGTAGCTATCACGTTTGCTGCCGTGGGAACAGCTGCATCAATAATGGTTGTCACAATAAGCATTAAACGGCGAAAACAGGCATCCGCAACTTAA
- a CDS encoding DNA topoisomerase I: MKHVLQTLQHNGIYVPQYDFKGFTIKIRGTPLKLTPKSEQMAVAWIKKRQSAASPPDKVFMKNFMREFLEQLKKENNPTVGFLDAFSEEYLQKIENTADDIGIPDAAIHAEIDFSQVADFVAAEKQKKEEMTKEEKKQLAAERKVKREELKAKYAVAEVDGQKLEIANWTAEPSCLFAGRGDHPQRGRWKDGPSEEDIILNLPKDVPVPPGNWKAVVWEPQKMYVAKWEDKLTGKIKYVWFSDTAFLKQNREKEKFLKAETLGKQIKKIEDHIMRNLDAKDENRRKVATVCWLILRPNMRVGDEKDPDEADTVGAITLRKEHITIQGDSLHFDFLGKDSVRWVKEVQAPPAVIRNIEYFGNNSKEYLFEGIDSKKVSRFLSEKMPKLTAKVFRTWRCTKTVREELENSGVTKDDPEYLKKYAAKRANLKVAEVANHKRKVPATFEDRLSKKEERLKEMRTQLEAKKTEGKKTESLEKRIKKAELDLKLTREAKEYNLGTSLKSYIDPTAYAKWAKKVKFDINKFYPTTLQKKFSWALNSSRKSSADSECVTV; the protein is encoded by the coding sequence ATGAAGCACGTTCTGCAAACCCTCCAACACAACGGCATATATGTCCCCCAATACGACTTCAAAGGCTTCACCATCAAAATTCGAGGCACACCACTCAAGCTGACCCCAAAAAGTGAGCAGATGGCGGTCGCGTGGATAAAAAAGCGGCAGTCCGCCGCGTCTCCGCCTGACAAGGTTTTCATGAAGAATTTCATGCGCGAATTTCTCGAACAGCTAAAAAAGGAGAATAATCCAACCGTAGGTTTCCTCGACGCCTTCAGTGAGGAATACCTCCAGAAGATAGAAAACACGGCAGACGACATCGGCATCCCCGATGCCGCAATTCATGCAGAAATTGATTTCTCGCAGGTAGCTGACTTTGTGGCTGCGGAAAAACAGAAAAAAGAAGAAATGACCAAAGAAGAGAAGAAGCAGTTGGCGGCGGAACGCAAAGTCAAACGTGAAGAGCTCAAAGCCAAGTACGCCGTGGCGGAAGTGGATGGGCAGAAGCTGGAAATTGCCAACTGGACCGCCGAGCCTTCGTGCCTGTTTGCTGGACGTGGAGACCATCCGCAGCGGGGCAGGTGGAAGGATGGCCCAAGTGAAGAAGACATCATACTGAATTTGCCCAAAGATGTTCCCGTGCCGCCGGGGAATTGGAAAGCCGTGGTTTGGGAGCCACAGAAGATGTATGTGGCGAAGTGGGAAGACAAACTGACGGGCAAAATCAAGTACGTGTGGTTTAGCGACACCGCGTTTCTGAAGCAAAACCGTGAGAAAGAGAAATTCCTAAAAGCCGAAACCTTGGGTAAGCAGATTAAGAAAATTGAAGACCACATCATGCGCAATCTGGACGCGAAAGATGAGAACCGCCGCAAAGTTGCCACGGTTTGCTGGCTGATTTTGCGTCCGAACATGAGGGTAGGTGACGAAAAAGACCCTGATGAAGCCGACACCGTGGGCGCCATAACGCTCCGAAAAGAGCACATAACTATCCAAGGCGACAGCTTGCATTTTGACTTTTTGGGCAAGGACTCGGTGCGGTGGGTCAAAGAAGTACAAGCGCCCCCTGCCGTTATCCGTAACATCGAATACTTCGGCAACAACAGCAAAGAATACCTTTTCGAGGGAATCGACAGCAAAAAAGTGTCCCGTTTCCTCTCGGAAAAAATGCCCAAGCTGACAGCGAAGGTTTTCCGTACGTGGCGATGCACAAAAACCGTGAGGGAAGAACTGGAAAACAGCGGCGTAACCAAAGATGACCCTGAATACCTCAAAAAATATGCAGCTAAAAGAGCGAACCTAAAAGTCGCTGAAGTTGCTAACCACAAACGTAAAGTTCCCGCCACGTTTGAGGACCGGCTATCGAAAAAGGAGGAACGGCTCAAAGAGATGCGGACGCAGTTGGAGGCAAAGAAGACGGAGGGCAAAAAAACCGAATCCCTTGAGAAACGCATCAAAAAAGCCGAACTGGACCTCAAACTCACCCGAGAAGCCAAAGAGTACAACTTAGGCACCTCACTAAAATCCTACATTGACCCGACGGCGTATGCGAAGTGGGCGAAAAAAGTCAAATTTGACATAAACAAATTCTACCCCACGACGCTGCAGAAAAAGTTCAGTTGGGCGCTAAACAGCAGCAGGAAATCGTCGGCGGACTCCGAGTGCGTCACAGTATGA
- a CDS encoding putative metallopeptidase has product MPIKYYDAPEIKKQVDQLAAECEFFHVVPQFVYCVRSRGSKAKRTIARIHGLGKLWQGVLNMPPAYTIEVVSEIYDKMPPEDQEKTLVHELMHIPGGFGGGFRPHKGYVERKMVDEVYAKLKKARAAKKSKLPL; this is encoded by the coding sequence ATGCCAATCAAATACTACGACGCCCCCGAAATCAAAAAACAAGTCGACCAACTAGCCGCCGAATGCGAATTCTTCCACGTCGTCCCCCAATTCGTCTACTGCGTCCGCAGCAGAGGCAGCAAAGCCAAACGCACCATCGCCCGCATCCACGGCTTAGGCAAACTCTGGCAAGGCGTCCTAAACATGCCCCCCGCCTACACCATCGAAGTCGTCTCCGAAATCTATGACAAAATGCCCCCCGAAGACCAAGAAAAAACCTTAGTCCACGAACTCATGCACATCCCCGGCGGCTTCGGCGGCGGCTTCCGACCCCACAAAGGCTACGTAGAACGAAAGATGGTGGACGAAGTTTATGCTAAGTTGAAGAAGGCGCGGGCGGCGAAAAAGTCCAAGTTGCCCTTATAA
- a CDS encoding kelch repeat-containing protein, whose product MNKPASVVLSVACLVASCFFLVPLGAGATIIVVPDDYASLQAALDHAASGDTVLIKEGVYTEQTLQVSKPLTLISSTIGGATVNLHPPQHQVNYFGSILMVYNHSIQINADNVNLIGLNIVSDGGDISANGNNLKIADNSFQTQTAQLGFYFTGNASKIINNTLSSLAVVGSNNTLTGNRATSMSVTGTFNFINQNGAGGITLTGSKNAVTGNSFIGGEGVGIHLLGADYNIVTNNKESGSGVGIAIGYTGTGGSCNLFAGNTVEDAGLWGILLGNGSYNVFYGNQIANNLGYGHDGYGLAMGGTHSQVDNNLFFGNLFENNAKNFGTNWEVLGSNSFDNCTVGNYWDDYLTLYPNASELADLGTGDTPYLVYPNHTDNHPLMSKPPVSSVIPPLPNPWAELIPLTSPEDLLPNVFPTPPPTLPPIPMPSPTPSPIPYIWSTGPDSWAAMTPLQPKFYGTLGAAVVDGKIYFVGSNVNMQYDPQTDTWIEKTPSPSFVYGGNGGVAECGGKIYVIGSKTTEMYSPSTDTWENRTAMPTERAGFTPCVVDGKIYVIGGAKPAPYGVTATTDVNEVYDPKTDSWTQMALLPSAVTGYSSVVLDGKIYIMGGYAGDLHQSALTQVQVYDLQTNQWTQGTPLQEAVRGGAAAITTGAIAPKRIYVIGGNIVSAGWYIRFCDHVQIYNPETDSWSFGRQMPTGRSDLALVNINDTLYALGGTNSSVTVTVPGGASQEEWDAAWDKIASMRCHANEKYLPLGHGTLPTTTATPSPTQTQTLPSPTSSVPEFPIEIIPLVMVVMFAFAVVYRRRVNVK is encoded by the coding sequence ATGAATAAACCTGCTTCTGTGGTTTTGTCTGTGGCTTGTTTGGTTGCGTCATGTTTCTTTCTTGTGCCTTTGGGTGCAGGCGCCACGATAATTGTTGTGCCCGACGATTACGCTTCCCTTCAGGCTGCCCTTGACCACGCCGCTTCAGGCGACACGGTGCTCATCAAAGAGGGCGTCTACACCGAGCAGACTTTGCAGGTAAGCAAGCCTCTTACCCTCATAAGCTCAACCATTGGTGGCGCTACGGTGAATCTCCATCCGCCCCAACACCAAGTGAACTATTTCGGCTCAATCCTGATGGTCTACAACCACTCCATCCAAATCAACGCTGACAACGTCAACCTCATCGGCTTGAACATAGTCAGCGACGGCGGCGACATCTCTGCAAACGGCAACAACCTCAAAATCGCCGACAACAGCTTTCAAACTCAAACAGCCCAACTCGGATTCTACTTCACAGGTAACGCAAGCAAAATAATCAACAACACACTAAGCTCCCTTGCTGTCGTGGGCTCCAACAACACCCTAACAGGCAACCGCGCCACTTCCATGTCTGTTACGGGCACCTTCAACTTCATCAATCAAAACGGCGCTGGCGGCATCACGTTAACGGGCTCCAAAAACGCCGTGACAGGAAACTCTTTCATCGGCGGGGAAGGCGTGGGTATTCATCTGCTTGGAGCCGACTACAACATAGTCACTAACAACAAAGAAAGCGGCAGTGGCGTAGGCATTGCCATCGGCTACACAGGAACTGGTGGTTCCTGCAACCTGTTTGCGGGTAACACTGTGGAGGACGCGGGTTTGTGGGGGATTCTGTTGGGCAACGGCTCCTACAACGTGTTTTACGGTAACCAAATCGCCAACAATCTCGGGTATGGTCATGATGGGTATGGGTTGGCGATGGGTGGAACCCACAGTCAAGTAGATAACAACCTGTTTTTTGGTAACCTTTTTGAGAACAACGCCAAAAACTTTGGCACTAACTGGGAGGTGCTTGGCTCTAACTCGTTTGACAACTGCACAGTGGGCAACTACTGGGACGACTACTTGACGCTGTATCCTAACGCCAGCGAATTAGCGGATTTGGGCACGGGGGATACGCCCTACTTGGTTTACCCTAACCACACAGACAACCATCCCTTAATGAGCAAGCCTCCAGTTTCCAGCGTAATTCCCCCTTTACCCAACCCCTGGGCAGAACTCATACCCCTAACCTCCCCTGAAGACCTCCTCCCAAACGTTTTTCCAACGCCGCCTCCAACGCTACCTCCCATTCCAATGCCTTCCCCAACCCCCAGCCCCATCCCCTACATCTGGTCCACTGGACCCGATTCATGGGCTGCGATGACGCCGTTGCAACCCAAATTCTACGGCACCTTAGGCGCGGCAGTGGTTGATGGTAAAATCTACTTTGTGGGCAGCAACGTTAACATGCAATATGACCCGCAGACAGACACTTGGATTGAGAAAACGCCCAGCCCCTCCTTTGTCTATGGCGGGAACGGTGGAGTCGCTGAATGCGGCGGAAAAATCTATGTGATAGGCAGCAAAACCACCGAAATGTACAGCCCCTCAACAGACACTTGGGAAAACCGAACCGCCATGCCAACCGAGCGGGCTGGATTTACCCCTTGTGTGGTTGACGGCAAAATCTATGTCATAGGTGGAGCAAAACCCGCCCCTTACGGCGTGACAGCCACCACTGACGTGAATGAGGTTTACGACCCCAAAACCGATTCTTGGACGCAAATGGCTCTGTTGCCCTCAGCAGTCACAGGTTACTCTTCTGTGGTTTTAGACGGCAAAATCTACATAATGGGCGGATACGCTGGTGACCTTCACCAGTCTGCCCTTACGCAAGTACAGGTTTATGACCTCCAGACTAACCAGTGGACGCAGGGCACGCCTCTCCAGGAGGCTGTCAGAGGAGGCGCCGCAGCCATAACCACAGGAGCTATAGCGCCTAAACGCATATACGTCATCGGCGGAAACATCGTGAGCGCGGGATGGTATATCCGCTTCTGCGACCACGTCCAAATCTACAACCCCGAAACGGACAGTTGGTCGTTTGGGCGTCAAATGCCTACAGGGCGTTCCGATTTAGCCTTAGTCAACATCAACGACACGCTGTATGCTCTTGGCGGAACCAATTCAAGCGTAACCGTTACCGTCCCCGGTGGAGCGTCTCAAGAAGAGTGGGATGCTGCATGGGACAAAATTGCATCCATGCGGTGCCACGCAAACGAAAAATACTTGCCACTTGGACACGGCACATTGCCAACCACAACTGCTACGCCTTCACCCACGCAGACGCAAACTCTACCCAGTCCAACTTCATCCGTCCCAGAGTTTCCCATCGAAATTATCCCTTTGGTTATGGTTGTGATGTTTGCGTTTGCCGTTGTTTACAGACGGAGAGTGAATGTTAAATGA